Proteins from one Podospora pseudoanserina strain CBS 124.78 chromosome 1, whole genome shotgun sequence genomic window:
- the smd1 gene encoding Sm snRNP core protein Smd1 (EggNog:ENOG503P31I; BUSCO:EOG09265FL1; COG:A) — MKLVRFLMKCQNESVTIELKGGTIISGTIASVSPQMNTALRNVKMTPRGQEMIQLETLNVRGSTIRYYILPDSLPLDSLLIDDSSKPKNKARKEVDRGGARGGGRGGRGMRGGRGGRGGRGRGRG; from the exons ATGAAGCTCGTCAG ATTTCTTATGAAATGCCAGAACGAGTCAGTGACGATTGAACTGAAGGG CGGCACCATCATCTCTGGAACTATCGCCTCCGTCTCGCCACAAATGAACACGGCGCTCCGAAATGTCAAGATGACGCCTCGCGGGCAAGAAATGATTCAGCTGGAGACTCTTAATGTT CGCGGAAGCACCATTCGTT ATTACATCCTCCCCGATTCGCTTCCCCTCGACTCGCTCTTGATCGACGACtcttccaagcccaagaacaaggcccGCAAGGAAGTGGATCGTGGTGGTGCCAGAGGCGGCGGTCGCGGTGGCCGTGGTATgcgtggaggaagaggcggtCGCGGTGGCCGTGGCAGAGGAAGGGGTTAA